One Eptesicus fuscus isolate TK198812 chromosome 13, DD_ASM_mEF_20220401, whole genome shotgun sequence genomic window, CCAGACGACCTCTGGCAGACAGAAAATGAGGACAGCAAAACTTCTTTCTTCAGAAATGCACAGTCTAGTGCAGGGTGCCCCCCACAGCTGCCCAATCACCTCACCATTTGTTTCAAGATCCTTCATTGCTTGGGGCTCCTAGAGGGAGTGGTACTGATggtgtacgggggggggggggggggaggacccaATACAGGCTCACACATATTTCTTCTCCCAGAAGGAACCTCTCTTCCCAGGTGTGTGGGTCTGATATTGAGAGTACTGTCCCAATTCCCTGCTTCCCAACCTGTCCTACTCTGTATTGAGGAGGagtaggaaaagggaaggaagaagcaaaGCAATAAAAGGGGACAGGGAGATCAAACCCTCAAACCAcagagggaatgtaggggagAGTGAGGgtaagggaagagatcaaccaaaggacttgtgtgcatgcatataagcctaccaatggacacagacaccaggggagtgagggcatgagtgggggaagggggacaatgggggaataaggatacaataaaaaattaaaataaaataaaagcagttttatatatatatataaagagggaCAGGGAGAAGAGCCCTTCAGTTTACACAGATGCCAAAGACTTCTGTTGGGAAGTTCTCTGTCCCACCATCTAGGAATGAACAAAGCTCAGTTGGAGTCTGAGTCAGAGGTGTCCCCTGAGGAAGATGAGCTGCAGCTGCTGTCATCTTCATCGCTACTGCTGGAGTCTGAGGAGCTGCTTCTTTCTCATGCTCCTTCTTTCCTTCAGAACCCCGTGACTCATGAGAATGGTCCCCATTAGTCTCTGAAGATGCCATCCCGGGAGCCTGCCCCTGGTTCTGTGCAAGCCCTTCTTGCCGAGTCCTTGCTGATGGAGACTGCACATGTGTCCTGATGATCTTGGGGTCCGGGCCTCCACGCATGTTCATGATCTTACGCTTCCCAGAGGCTCTCTCTCTGTAGGCAGCGTACTCTTCAGGAGACAGACTCTTGAGCCAGTGCTCCAGGTCCACCTTGTACTGTTTCTGCAGCTCCTCAGCCTGCTGCTTATAATGCTCCCTCTGGCTCCTTGGGACACGCTGCCAGCGTCTGCTAATCTCCACCATGCGCTCCCTCAGGGGCAGGCCTTGCAGCTCCCTACTGGACCACAAATCCTGGTGGAACTTCTGGTATTCGTTCATGGGGGGCTTCTTGGGCTCTCCACggaattttatcttttttggaAAATCATTTTCTGGGGAAGACTTCAGTTCTTTCCCATGTCCCCGAAACTTCCTGGGGGCTCTGCTTGGGCTCCTTTTGAGGACAACAGATGTCTTGGAGTTCTGCACTAGATGAGGGTGATC contains:
- the LOC129151167 gene encoding upstream-binding factor 1-like protein 1; this translates as MALNNVQGQWPKEDIVMLLDLLKNNLPSNDKHSFKTTQSHMDWGKVAFKGYSGEMCKLKWLEISRKTRKYRTLTELVLEAKEYVKNSNKSKKLKKHPDMPKQPLTPYLRFFKENRLEYSLMHPKLKNQELTKVMSEKYKELPEERRLKYIEDFQKDKQEYGGKLAQFRKDHPHLVQNSKTSVVLKRSPSRAPRKFRGHGKELKSSPENDFPKKIKFRGEPKKPPMNEYQKFHQDLWSSRELQGLPLRERMVEISRRWQRVPRSQREHYKQQAEELQKQYKVDLEHWLKSLSPEEYAAYRERASGKRKIMNMRGGPDPKIIRTHVQSPSARTRQEGLAQNQGQAPGMASSETNGDHSHESRGSEGKKEHEKEAAPQTPAVAMKMTAAAAHLPQGTPLTQTPTELCSFLDGGTENFPTEVFGICVN